The following nucleotide sequence is from Populus trichocarpa isolate Nisqually-1 chromosome 11, P.trichocarpa_v4.1, whole genome shotgun sequence.
GATTAGTTtggagaaataaattttttctactTATTTCAAACAACTGAAACTTAGAAACaaaaacctttatttttatggttgttttttattaaaaaaaaaatactcctaataaaaaatcatgattttgtttttaaaaagatcaTGACTTTTTCATGATGCtattattgattgttttatgGATAATTATGTGTCAGCtctataagaaaaattattactataattttttaactaatattGAGTgagaatagattttttttcttgatttttcattatagattttgttttcaaattttttattctcattcttttacGTAGTTGTGGAGAGATAAtcgatttatgttttttttttaaaaaaaaaaactgaagcttGCTTTCACAATCATAATGAGATTTTGCTTAAACAAAATGCTCCTCGTAAAAAAAACGTTTTcatctaaagtaaaaaaatgcatgaataagaaaaaatagtttttttaaaaaaatatgtgttttcctttttatctaaaattgatatagtttctttgaatttttttttattgatgttgtttttattcaaCAAACTATGCTACTATTAATAACAACTTttgttgtaagaaaaaaatcacatgaattAAAAAGGACaatttagatgaaaaaaaaatttattctcaataattttatttgttatttttcctgtAAATCTTGTAAATATCTATGTTTATAatcatttaattgattaaaaaataaatttcagaaaacaaagttattaaatccgaCTAGACTCGATAATTTACTGGTGTTAAAACTATCTTGTATCTATAATTTAATggtaattaaaaacaaatatttatggGTACATGCTACTATATATGAGCTATTCtataacaaaattattggatattttatcaactaatttaaattcaaaatttaagttcatggcatgaattgaaaaaaaatatcttctgtTGTGTAAACTTGAATGAGCCTCCCAATGAAACACCCCAATAAAACATGAGGACTGtgtgaaagaaaatattttctcacgtagacaaattgatcaaatttactagaaaatatgcatgcaatGCACTTCgattttttgaaaattccaTTCCCTTATTTTGGCCTTTTTTGATGGAGTACTATCCTTTTCTAATAACAaggattttaatttgttcattCAACCTTGTACTTATGAtcatctcaagaaaaaaaaaaaagcatgctgTTGTCAATTAAAGATGCCTCCGACACTTGGTGTGACAAGTGATGGCCCATCTTCATTACTTGAGCAAGTTATGCCTATCTTCTCAGGGACTTGTACTCTAGGACTGAGGGCAACCCTTTAGCTTCCTCTTTTGGTCATTTGCATGTTCTAGACTTGTATAAAAGATGACCAAGAACAACTTTATATAATTGCACGGAGTTTAAACAAGATTTATGATTAATTTAGGAAGCTTACGCATTGCAATAACTATTATATAGATATGAAAGAATATAATAGTTACTGTGTAGCGCATTGCACAATATAACTCTatacaagaaaaacacaatCTTTTCTAAACCACAACACATTCTataacacatcccctcaagcTAAAGGTGGATTGTCCACTTGAAGCTTGAACCGTAAATAGGCAAAGGCAGTGTGAGGGAGTGGCTTAGTTAGAACATTAGTTAATTGGTCTTTGGAGGATATGAAGCGAATCTGTATCTCCTTTTTAGCAACAACTTTATCACGAACAAAGTGataatcaacctcaacatgttttgtACGTGTATGAAACACCGGATTAACAGACAAATAAGTAACACCCAAATTGTCGCACTAAATGATGGTAACAAAACTGAGAGAGAAGCATAAATCCGAAAGCAGATAACGGAGCAAAAAAACCTCAACAGTACCATCAACTAAGGCCTTATATAGCCCACCAGTagattttttatcatcaatactccctgcccaatcagcatcaGTAAAACCATGAAGTGATAAAGAGGAGCCTCAAGTAAGGTGAAGGGCAAAAAAAGATGTACCTTTCAAGTACCGTAAaatatgtttgacagcagcctAATGGCTTTCaataggagcatgcataaactgacagaaTTTGTTGACAGCATAACAAATGTTTGGTCTAGTAAATGCGAGATACTAAAAAGTGCCTATAATTTGTCTATAACAAGTGGGATCTGAGTATAAACAAATAGGTTGTAGACCGACCTTTGAGACAGAAGTCGGTGTATCAACAGGCTTGCATAAGCCCCATGCTGGTGGGAGTGACCTcaattcccaaaaaaataatgagcatGACCCAGATCCCGGAGTTTAAATTCTGAACTCAGCAGACTAATAAGGCGGTGAATCTGAGTAGAATTATTACCAGTGAGTAGAATGTCATCTACATAGACAAACAAATATCAGATTATATCATGATTCACAGTTAGAATAAATAAAGAGGTATCAACCTTGGAAGCGCAAAAGCCAATCGATAGAAGAAAGTTACTCAGTCGTGTGTACCAAGCCCGCAgagcttgttttaaaccataaagGGACTTGTGAAGACGACAAACATGAGTGGGCAGAGCAGGGTCAACAAAACCCGTGGGCTGTTGCATATAAACAGCCTTCTGGAGGAACCATTGAGGAATGAATTATATACATCAAGCTGACAAATCTGCCAATAGTTAGATACAACAATGGCAAGGACGAGCTGAACATTAGTCTGTTTAACAATAGGACTGAAGGTTTCAGAGTAGTCGATACCTTTCTGTTGAGTGAATCCGTGCGCAACCAAGCACGCCTTGTAGCGATCAATATCACCATCGGCCCgatgcttgattttttaaatccaaCGACATCCAATAACATTCATGGAAGGTTCAaacgaaaccaaggaccaagtgCTATTGATATGTAAGGCTGCAATTTTAGATCTTATAGCATATTGCCAACACAAAAACCGGTAAgcatatttgaaatttaaaggtTCGTGATCAGAAATGAAACATGTTACCTGTGAGTGTGGCTGGAGTGGAGAAGCAAAAATGGAGCTCAGGTTGGCAGACCTGTGCTGTCGGGGATGCAACACCATATGGTGCTGGCAAGAAACCTCTTGTGCAACATAAGTGACTGGCATGGGCTGCTGTGGGAGGGAGCACCTGGAGAGATCAACACATAAATCTAAAGCTGGCGGAGATACAACAGGACACTGTGAGGAAGATGAGGGACCAGACGGTGAGCTAGATTGCTCACCAGAGGGTGCAACAAAAGGCGCAACAAAGGGCACAACAGACCCAGTGGTTGTGCGGTCCGAAGCTGTAGAACCTGAACTTGCAAAATGACCAATAGACATAGCGACAACTGGTGGTAAGGGGACCTGTTTAGACAAGGCTGATGGTGTTTCGGTTGAAAGGAAGTGTGTTAAGGCAGGAAGATGGGAGAGAAAGACCGGCTATAGGTTAGAGTCAGAGATGACATAAACATGTTCAGTTTCAAGAAAGGGAAAAGACTGTTCATGAAAACGGACATGATGAAAGATATAGACACGATTAGAAGACAAGTTGAGACAACGATAGCCTAGATGACATGAGCTATACCCTAGAAACACACATAAAGTATAATGAAAATCTAACTTATGAGCATTATATgggcaaagaaaatgaaaacaaagacatccaAAAGTGCACAGGAAACTATAATCAGTATGCAGAGGAGGCAGCCTTGAATCTGTTATACAGAGGGGAAGGAAGCCTTGAAATTGTTCTATATGTTTCAAGCCTAATATCAAGTTGAAACAAAGTTTAAGATTAATTTAGAAGGCTTACCCAATGCAGTAGCCAtctcttatatttatataagtaGGGCATAATACAATAGTTACTGTGTAGCGCATTGCATGCGCAGTATAACTCTatacaagaaaaacacaattttttctaAACTACAACACATTCCATAATACACGGAGTTGTTGCaaacaagaattaaaaaaaaaaaaagcatgatatGAAATggtatgtatttttatcaagccAGAAGAACTCAACATTCAAGccttaatttcatatatatatatatatatatattcacccTTTACGACAGATTATTCTGAGAATGCTTTTGCTACCTAGTGATTAGGTAGTTTCCTGCCTGGAAATTGCATGCCTCGTTCATGAGCAATGAAATGTTTCGTGGTAGAGAGGGAAATGGTGCCTACTTCCTAGTACCGAATAAGAAACTAATTGATGAGAATTTTTTTGCAAGAGTAATTATACAATGCTATAAATTTGGGATAGCCATTTTccaaaaaatttgatttagtAATTGAAATCGATCGTGATCTCTTCTTATTAATAGCAAAAattgctttattattattattattattattattattattattattattaagtaagaAATCTTAAATTAACTAATATTGCAAACCTAACTTCATGATATTCATAAAAGGATAATACAACTGAAAAAGTAATGCTTCAGTAGGAAGAACATGACATTAAGTACCGCTACATGTCATTCGCGTAGAGTTCTTCCACCCATTGCTTTGATCCATTCATCAACCCAGGACTCAATCTAAACATGAGAATACAAAATTCCATCTGATTTATAGCCCCATCTCCATCCAAATCACCTTCCATTAACATGCACACAAGGTCATCATCCCTCATGTCTTGCATCCCTAGTAGCATACTATTTCTCTTCAAGCTCTCAAGCGTGATCAGGCCTTTATCAACATCCATTAACAAACGAAACCCGCTACACAGCTCCAACATAAACCCTTCTGTTCCCAGTGTCTGCATCATGGATGGAAGGTAATCCTGAAATTCCACTGCATGACCTATCAATGCCATTGATGGTTGAGAAAATGTGCAAGAAATACTTTATTATAATGCTAAAAGAAACAGTGAAAGCTCTGGAGCTGTGTGAATAATGGGATGGTGGAGAAGTGGGTGAGGAGGGGGATTATATAAGAGAAGGAAGGGGAAGAAaacagaaagagagaggaaTTCGTGGAAATTGTGAGCACTGAAGTTAAGTAGGGTACAAATAAATAATCAGTGAAACTTTTATGGTTAGCAGTGAGCTTcctgcttctttctttttcaaagctTATATGAAAACTCTTCTTCCTGGAAGCTGCATGGAATCATGGGATCTTCTGTAGGTTCTTAAAAGTAAAGTTTGTTCACCATATGAATAACATGTTGCTTAGGTAATTACTGCTATTAGTTGGAGTAATTACAAACACACGGTAAGACAACCCTGAGAAcaggaaaattaataaatttggaaaCTTTGACAATCGTGCGAAAAACAGGCTAGTAAATGACAATTGCGTTAATCTAGGGATAGAATCATAGATGCCCTACGCTTGGCTATCGAAACACTTgatattttaacttaaatatcCACACAAATGTGGTACTTTTAATTTGTCACAAAATTTATAACAATgacaaaatgatgattttttctcAAGGGAGATGCAGTACTacgaaaattgaaaattaattattgaaactGAAGGTAGGTGTCGTGGAATCATTTTCCACTACTACATCCTGTCTTTCTCAATCAATCGAGACCGcaattgatcaaaattgaaaattttaattactttactCTATCAAGAGcgattatatattattaattatggaAGCACTGATCTCTAAGAGAGTTACCATTAGCCTCCCATTTATCTGGTTATCAAGATAATTAGTGGGATACAATATTCCAATCTCCAAAATGAGGAGCTGATCTAGCATTAGCAATCAATAGATCTCTAGGGTCGCTATAGCTGATTAACGTCTTTGTGGTATATCTTTCAAGCTGTACATACAATGTCCCTTAGTGTCCGGAGTGTGTACGCTTAAGATGGTGAGATGAAAGGGATCTAGGGCACTCTGTAAGCTTTATAATTAAGAATTGATTAACGAAATGCAACGGACAAGAAGATTCTATAAATATTTCTTCTTTGATAATACACACGTTATTAAAAATGGAGGAGGAATTGATGGTGAGGCAAcatataaattttcatttcaactTTTTGGCAACGCTCCAACATAAAGGAATTTCGCAGAAGTTTCCTTCCTCACTGGACACATGTTAGACGACTTTGTGCCCTTTATCTACTCAAGTGGTTAGAATAGAGATCTCATATTGAATACTAAAGTTAAGAGAACTTAGCCATTCTATGAATAGCCATAACTTGATTGCTAAGAATGTTTACCGTATTAGTGATGTCAGAAGGAAAGCTTGAAGAAAGGGACCATCATGatgtttagtttgaattttgagggaaaatattgaaaatgctTACGGTTATATGGTCTATTCCTTAGTAGAATTCTTGTACGTTTATTTGTCAACAAATTTAGAATAACGagcaaaaagtaaaagaaataattataataaaatatcatgtaaACCAAGTTAACTATAATTATGCATTGTAATTTGGCATGGTATATCTTGTCTTgcaaatcatagttattaaatccggaCTGGTTTTGTGGGTTGACTTGAGACTCGGGATCTAGTCTACTCAGTGGTTAGACCAATCCAGGTTTGTCAAAAGACCGACCGGTACAACGACTTGGCCAAACCCGGACGACCTggcgggtcgacccatgacccgggtgagacctggtgtttttttttcaaaaaatgtggtttttcttctataccctttttttttcatatttttttagttagttattaacactttttaaagttcattatataaatattagaaaagtgtttattttttcaatatgagatttgaaaccctttagtatatatactctatgttcaaaagaaaaaaattatgttttttcaatgtggaatttgaaaccctttagtatatatactctatgttcccaagaaaaaaatcattttctcaatgtgggatttgaaactctttcgtatatatactttatgttcacaagaaaaaagttatgtttcttcaatgtgggataaaaaactttttggtttgaatacttcaacttaaaatgataacataatatcttttcaatgtgggatttgatgccctttagtatatatactctatgttcacacaagaaaaaagttatgttttttcaatgtgggataaaaaactttttggtttgaatacttcaacttaaaatgataatataatatcttttcaatgtgggatttgaagccctttagtatgtatactctatgttcacacaagaaaaaaagttatgttttttcaatgtcggataattttttaaaaaaatattcttttaaactttattatttataacaagtaattatattcacatggatttttttttaattttttcatatgaaatattaaaactttaatttttttttaatttttttttcaggttgatccgggttgacccgagttgacccatgaaacccgggacccggctccTTGGCTGGGTCAACTTCCGGGccgagttttataactatgctaCAAATTCATGGTGTTTAATATATCTATAtgcataaggaaaaaaaataaaaaataaaatcccacTAAAGATTTCTTCACTTTTTATCGAGCTCACTTCACTTGTTAACTGTTTAAAagtatggttgtggttgctttttaaagtgctttttaaaaattatttttgagatcagcgcatcaaacaaaacatacaaaaaaaattaatttttcgcaaaaaaaaaattgaattttttgaaaacacggaTTGATCCACGTTTCCAAACGCTTCCTTAatagatattaaatttaataattaattttgagttttatttaaaaattaaaattttatggtgGGAAATCCATtcaatatctttatttatatttattcaacGTGAAATATGTCTAgattgagaaatatatatttttccaatgTTGAATATTATCAGATCAAGTTTTGCATGTTGATATTCAAAGTCACGGTTCAGTGCAGCAAGTTGAAGAAACGCCCAGCACTCACAGCAGGTCAATTTCCATTTCTTCCTGAATATCAGAAAAGTCCATTTTCTTAAAGTCTCTTTGCTTCATTCCTAGCAAGCACCGTTCCACATCCTCATTCCTCCTTATTTCAggataccttttcttttaaatgctaCGGAACCAGCTTTCCcaatcaataaattcaaattaaggGGGTCAATTCCCAGCAGCAGCCCACATACGAAGCACATGCTGGAGGAGAAGGCAGTAACAGCAGGACTTTTTGTGCATGTTTggtaaattttgaataatttttttacgtgttaatattaaaaataaattttaaaaaataaaaaaatattattttaatatatttttaaataaataaacattttgaACCGTAATTCTTATCAGAATAGACTCGCCAGGTCTATTGGTGCtgatatagtaaaaaaacatgtagtaGTGTAGAAGAGAAATTATTGTGTTTATTTCCAATTCATCGGCTGCAATTCATATTTAGCATTGGCTtaaaaccatagtttttagacccggcccggttcaagactcgggttccgggttttgaccgggtcaccgggtcgtccgggtcattttttaaaaaaaaaaacaaaaggtaacgggttgcaaccgagtttttgatCGGGTTGCCGGGTCACATCGAGTTTttccttcttctattttttcttcaacccggcccgatTTCAGTcccgggtcagccgggtcccGAGTCAACCTgccgggccgggttttaaaactatgcttaaAACACTGGTACCGTGtattcttttctctctataaTGACAGTGAGAGGGGCTTTTGTTTCGGTTCTTGGGTGATATACCTTATATTACGCCTAGAAGTTGCCACGCcctaaaaatcatgaaaaaattgtaaaaatatttttattgcgTGACAACGTCTCATGTTTTATGATCATGTAACAcatcttaattttaataaaaatattatattcaaaataatacataattgaaaaaaaaatcttaaattctaataatcaaatttaatataaatcatTTCACATCAAATAACCtaactttaaaatcaaataaaactaaatgtaCTACAAgtctaaaatcataaattgatctaattattgaaatattaaagtctaGAAATTAACTATTCAAAACAACCTTTTAACATTctaaacttttttcaaaccatatgaaaaaaaaaagaagaggtgaGTGTcatgtatttaataaataatagtttgcCTTCCTAACTAGCCCAAGCATACGAAAACTTACtaataaatatagtttaaaataagttcatttattataacaaaatattattactttcaaATATTCAAAAGTTCAAAAGCACATTTATAAATAACtgactaatttaaataatttaaacaaatcattTTGAACATAAATATGGTTTCCATACTTATATTCAGAGTCAGAGGACTACAGTTACTCTAATCACGATAATAATAGATCATATTTTACCTTATGACTAGACATTAAATTCTAAGTAGATGAGTCTATAAGTGCCAATGTTTAATCCTCGAAGGCTGAGTCCAAAACGTATTTAATCAAATTCATATTCAATCCACGAATGgattcacaaaaacaaaacatattcaaAACACTTATGCAATTATAAACAAACTTTCACAAAACAATTAACATTATTTACAAATCTTCTATTATGCCTAATCCACCTAatttacaaaacaataaatattttaatgaagaaaattcatttaggacataattatataatttctaaCTCAAAATAACTAACCAAAAAGATGAACAATTACTTACCTGATATGTAATTCCAAGATTAGCCTTAGTGACAACCAATCACTCATAAAAACCTAACAATAGGAATCACCTTAAATTATATGTTCACTAATATCCAATGCAATAGATGAGtttgtttctaatttttagtttaatccAAGCTTAAATACATCACTAGCTTAAATGACCCTAAAATTCCCTTCAAAAATCACCTAACACTAGAACCATATTATCCTGATTGAGTTTCCTAAAACACATACGCgcaatgaaaatgataaatttaaaaatttctcGGGAGTCCAAAGATCTCAttagacagatctagagttgttAAGGATTTATACGAAGATTACCTAAAGACTGGAAGTTCTTTTTgactttgaataattgcttcaaGACTGAGTTATTGCAAACTATAAAGTATCCAAATATCTGACCTCTAATGATAATTCACATGAACCACTAGTGAGAAATATCCTAAACCATTTTATGAGAGAGGGATTGTTATGCCTTTGAGTActagctcttttcttttgtgttttttcaagtgttttgtATTGTGTACTACTAactactatttttaaaataagagacataacattctatttataagaaaacctgaaaatcctataaataacataatatcattttaccccttgaataatatcccgtatattatttcaaaacaattttataaatttattcaatcaagtccctacttaaTTTCtataggtctagaattgtaattctctgtataaattatattttagtccttaatttctaaaacttattgaCAATTAAGtaacacttgattaatcattccattttaatttttgactaatggttcttatatgtgtgatccattaggttccctaataagttatcataaatataaatcacaatcctaaataaaataaaataaaataaaataaaataatttattattaattcaataattgattgatttatatttaaagatcaagtacaatgtctatCAACCTGTCATGATCTCctaaatattaggaaagtcataagtagtttgacttaaccttttaatgaaaaatttcttagtgtaattattatcctttcatcaataatatttttgatttagacattatagtaTGAAGTGTGTCTACTATGTCAAATCATGTGTGTTTCAAGAACATAGTAATTGATTagttgaataagatttgaaactcgtttcaaatctcattccatctTGCACAAGgatttataattaatactaGTTGAGAACagatgaaatgttttttttctaatttacttAGGGTGATAAATCTtctcttaattatttgaatactttcatataattcatgttatacccaatatctaCTTATTTGTTACCATTGATTAGGACAACGTGTAAtagaatcaaaacataatattttttatataaaataacttagtaaTTTCAAGTCTAAAGATTACTTACACAATCGTCACATAGCCTTTTTCATAGACACATGTGATCTGTCTATATGGAATTCTCATGTGAGTTATtttagtgtacatgtcatctgaAAAACAtctttatattagttttaagtATCTCTTATACCTTAGGTTATGAGAATAATTGTTCATTTCatgaagaaaagaacataatatatatcagtttcaacaactctaattaatatctagTCTTAATAGAGCATTAACCATGAATATTTAGGAACAACACTTTAATGAAATATGAAtcacataattataacaattttataatttcatttgtaaagtatttttatcccaagaactttatctttactctagattcattaataaaatattagatttattaatcaaataattaattaatattaaggataaataaatcattcattaaaaataaaatagtttatatGAATAAAGTCAAGCCATATATAACCAACCAATTGACtacaaagtatatatactaataatcTTCCACTTTCACCAAAGTCAATCActcatatattaaatatcacATCAATCTACTTGACGATAATGCTTTCATAGGGACAATGACTTAATAAAAGGATCTACAAGATTCTCTTCAGTAGATACTTGTtctatttttacatattttctttctatgattctctaatcaaatataatagTTTAAGTACACTTTTTTAGATCATTAATGAGACTTTGATTCATTTTCTTATGCAATGACACCATTACTATCACAGTAATAGGCTACTGAAACAACAATGCTAAGAACCATACCTAGTTTAGTGATTAACTTTTTgattcaaacaattttttttgtccctttAAAAGTTAAGGTGTGCTTAAATTTAGTTGTAGAATTTACTTTGGTATCTATTTGGATTTTCtatattcaatatttaatttaaaaatagcaTTTAAATAATCATGAACTATTAGTTCATCTACTCCATAGACTAGAAAATATTCTCTATTATTctcaaataataaagaataggGGTAACTATGTTAAAATTCATAAAGGTTTTGTTTGTTATAGTTGCATACCATGTTTATAGGATTTGAAAAATGgttatgagatttgaaaaatggatgtcaaaattgtatttttgatAGGAATCTTAAAAAAGATATGTGTGTGACATAACTTGAAAGTTTTGATTGTAAGGAATTTTCCAATAAAGTATACAAGCTACAAAattatattcatggatttaattAAGCTTTAAGGAGTtggaatattaattttgatgagaTAATCAAATAGTTTgattccataaaaaatatatggataaGCCTTGTGTCAATAAAAAGATTGGTGGGAGTGGAGTAGTTTTCCTAATATTATATATCGATTACATATTATTAATAGGAAAGAACATTTCTTTACTCTAGTTAGTAATGATCTGGTTGtccaataagtttttttatgaaggATATGAGATAAGCAACTTATATACTGGGAATAAAGATCCATAAAGATAGATCTAAAAGGTTGTTTGGATTATCTCAATCTACGTACATAGATAATATGCTAAAACGGTTTAGCATGgaagaattcaaaaaaagatatttacatATTTTGTATAAGATACGTCTCTCTAATGATATgcactttaaaatacaaattaagagAAAGAGGATGGAAATGATTCCATATATTTTGGATATAAGATTCATAATATATGTGATGTTATGTACAAGACTAGATGTATCTTATGCTTTGAGCTTAACAAGTAGATATCAATCTAATCTAGGTAAAGGTCACTAAAAGATAGTTAAAATAAGAAGGTTTCATCAAAGTCAACCTattaatttgtctttttctGTAACCTTTGCTACTATTCTAGCTTACATTGTCATTTATATCAGTATTTCTCTTAAGACTCACTTACATCTAATGAGTTTTATCCCTTTTAGTAGGTCAATTAAGGTTCATACTTGCTTAGTGTATATGAAATCCATTTCAGATTTCCTGGCCTCAAGTCATTTTTTAGAATCAATATCGAATATTGATTACATATAATTGGTAGGCTTATCAAGTATGAGCAACTCATCAATTTTAGATTTCATAAGAAATCCATATCTCATTTGTGTATGAGATGTCTTACCAGATCTACAGagttcttatttttcttgagttttagGCTGAACATCTAACGTTATAGCCTCGGACTCAGGTTTTATTTAGGTGTCAGTTTATAGTTTTTGAACTTCtacaagttttattttcctCCAACTGCTcatttcaagatcaaattctttctttaaaaaatttgtattttttgagaCAAATACTTTTGctcaataaaatgatataaataatatcgAATAGTTTATGCCACGAATCGTTATTGGTCAACATACATCTATAAATGTTAGACCTAATAATTCATTAtatctttcattcttttattaaagGGTGTTTTGGTTATCttatttaataaacaaactTTATAAGTTTCATAACTCATTTTTGGATTCTTCCCCCCAAATT
It contains:
- the LOC18109850 gene encoding calcium-binding protein KRP1, producing MALIGHAVEFQDYLPSMMQTLGTEGFMLELCSGFRLLMDVDKGLITLESLKRNSMLLGMQDMRDDDLVCMLMEGDLDGDGAINQMEFCILMFRLSPGLMNGSKQWVEELYANDM